The DNA region TTCTACGTATGGTTCTATTGACAAATACTATaatctacaaaaagaaaatcccAATTAAAAATTTGGTAGGCACATATACTTCGACAAATTACACTTTCAATTGGTGTTTTCGAGTATATGACAGGGAAATAAAAGGAGATGGAGTTAGTACGGTGAACTGGTGAACTCGAAGAGTGCATAGTCTAATAGATCATATACAACCATGTACACTACAACCTTTTcaattatctattttattttagtttaacgggtaaaattaaatatacatcACTGATCTATTTTATTTCCTCAAATTTGCCACCTTTACAATTGtctctcgatctctctttcAACTTTTGTTGTAAATTACTTAGGTTTATAATGATTTATGAAAACGCGGCAAGCctgaaatgttttgtttgttattatatttgtcctccatacttttttttttataaccatgaattttcattcaaattaaaaCCCATAAAGAGTTGTGTTCTTACAGCATAAAACCAAATAGACATAAAGAGCAAAAGATAGAGGCTCCATGAACTTAACAAAATGATTTTCACATTGAAAAGGTTTTGAGAAGTCTATTTGAACCAGGTCGGATTCGTTCTTGAAGTCAGGCTTCACAAAATCCTCGACCAACGGGTGGTAATGAGCGGCTCTAGCGGATGGCACCGATGAGCTTTTAAAAGGGTGTTCCACGGAGGGAACGCTTGAGGGTTTTTCCGCCAACCTGAAAAGGTTCAAGGGCATGGGATAGTTTAAGCTTTGAAGAACAAACCTCATGGTTGTAGATGAAGCTGTATTCGGGGATCGCAGGCAGAGGGtatcaaaacataacaaagcaggtgggtcatccctctcatggcaatggaggtaaatgaaatccacacaaagcttgtaatcAGTTTGGCCCTGGAAAGTAGAAACAGACCCAAGCTTCCGATCTAATGGCAGTCGGTGGTACAAGGGTTCAACGATTTTTGTCGCCAACCTGAGAGGGTTCAATCGCATGGGATACTTAAAGCTTTGAAGAACATACCTCATAGTTGTAGATGAAGCTATAATCGGGGATCGTAGGAAGAGGTTgtcaaactgtaacaaagcaggtgggtcatcCCTCACATGGCAATGAAGGTAAAcgaattccacacaaagcttgtagtcAGTTTGGTCCTGGAAAGTTTCAATAGACCCAAGCAATCGATCTACTGGTGGTAGGTGGTACAAGGGGTCAAAGGGTTTAAGCAAGGGGTTCAAGCAAGCTATCGGATTCGATTCATAACTATGGTTATACAAGGCCGGCATCCAGACAAAGCTACTAAGCTGACCTCGACAAACAGATTTATCAAGCAGTTATGAAGACACCAACATTCTGCTACCGAGGGAAACTCGACTTGATCCAACAGAGACTATTGATACTAAAGAACTGGAACTTGACTTAAGCTTCTCAATAACAGGTCTAGGTAGATAAATTCTAACACTAAGCAAGCATTGTCGACAATGGAACAACAACTTCACATACGCAGCAAGCAACGACCAAAGAGAAACCGACAGCATGCATTTAATATGATTGAACAGATGCATCACAAGGACAAACGTTCGTGTGGAAAATGAAAATACAGACCTGGGCCTCAAAAGACGGAAACAGGGATCGTTGGCTTTGGTAGTGGGCCGAGATGAGGTTACTGGGCCTAACAATGGATACATATCCATTAACAGAAACCCTAGGAAACCACCGGTTGAGAAGGGGGTGGCGATGGAAAGGCGGCGTGCTGACAAGTAGCTTTTCCGACTGGATCCACTAGACACCGGGAGGGGCATGGACAGCAGAGATCTAGAGTCCTGAGGCTTCGCGGTGGGAGAGGGATTGAAGAGTAGAAAAATAGCTTCGTTATCTCAGTTTCTCGCGGACATGATTTTCTTAGCCAGAAGGCGACACCACCGAGAGTCGTCGTCTTACACCCCGGACATAGGAATTCAGGCAAGGCAAGGATTTGTTCAGATCTGTACACTGAGAGAGGGGTCAGGTCTACTAGCCGCATCATGGGATTTGGGGAGAAAGGTTGATTCGAGCTGAGGGTCAGCAGAGCGATCCCTCGCCGTCTGACTTTGGATGAGTATCAGATAAGAAGACTTTCCAACGGGGGAGAGGAGACTTGAGGATGAAACTGAGGGAGAATGATTAATTGAGATAGGCACCAACACAGAATTAAAAGGAAACAGGACAAGTAAACAGAAGCAGAAAGAAGACAAAGGACCCGACGCCGGCAAGCCGGAGCTTTACCGGCGTCGGAGCAGAATTCGCTTGAGGGGTTCTCGATATTTGTGGTTGAGAGAAAAATGTTTTCTTCGTCCTCCAtactttaaaatgttaaattatatcttatacTCCAAGTTCCCACAACTTCCTTCATTAGTAATTGCTAAATCATCTTCCTCATGGTGATTAACTGTGTGTTGGGCGAACATACTTAGTGTTTCATATTAGTTTCTTCAAATTATTTCACATTCAAGATGTTTTAAAGACTTAAAAATAAGTACTACGGTCACAAGAAATTTAAGGTGAGTGAATTTAGGTGAACAAAAGAAGTTAAGGTTACCATTGTTTGTCCATCGAGAGctaattaatgatattttccATGGCATTGCGTTTGTAAAATATTTCCTCAGTAtcacaaaaaatgattttttaggattttttcttgtatcacatagattgattttctgtaaattcttattaattaatggtacaaattgtaaatttcaaaaattattaaataaaaaaatataagtttgaTGAATTACTATTGATTATTAGGTATGAGAAAtgtgttattataaataaataatatatttatagttaaatattaaatgtttttcttaatttatgtaaaaatctTCAAACATCATCATAAAGGGGATCTAATGGAAGTTGTGGTTATATTAATCTGACATAATTTTGGGATTAGTGCCTACAAAAACTTAAGGTCTTGACAAGctaaattgtaaaattttggGATTAGTGCCTACAAAAACTTCTCAGCCAATGTTGCTTTAAGATTTATTGTTTTTGAGATTTAggattcttttatatatatcgaCATTTTAAATGTTGAGTTCCTAACTGAAATTTCTCGAAATTCTTTTCTCCAATTATGTGTAGATATAGGGAATTAATATCTTGGCCACCTGACGTTGCATCATGTCCAACCAAGTGTGTTAGACTTCTCCACTTATGTAATTTCTTCTCCAAGTGTTTCAAATATGTTTGTTAACGTCAAGTTTTCATTAGAATTttaagcaaaaaagaaaagaaaggccAATTATGTATTGATCCGTTTGGCTGTAGCCATCATTGTCGAGCTAAGAAGCTTGTGATACCCTAACCATTTACAGTGtgataatatattgattaatttGCTATTATTTgagcttctttttattttcagttacatattttaaatgtaAGTTACTTAAATGTTAACCAGTTTTTATATCTTAAATACAATctattttgaccaaaaaaataacaaaatataactaAATGTGCAACTAACACCCACAGAGACAAAACATGTactactaattatattatactttacttaaaatataaaaactagaaTTCATAACTGTTTGGATAACAAAGTCTGTTACAAGACAAAGATTCTTATAACTTTGTAGTTTGTACGACGTTAATTCTCTCTTAACTTttataacacatgatttttttttttattataacacATGaactttttaaacaaattcaGACAAATTTTTTGACATTACTTTGTCTAAAATtcacaatattgtttttttgattaaaaaaatttgaattcaaaaaaaaatttccctaaaaacaaacattcttgaagagaaaaagaatttgtaaaatattgaaCAGAAAAGGTATGTGGTTACTAATTATTGTGTGGACATAgatgatatatagttttgtcATATGGTCTGACCTCttttatatctaatatattgGATCTTGgaagtcttttgtttttagctAATTTCAGCAAATTCGCGCGATGCGTGAGTAATTATCTAAtccaattttcatatattttgtttcccAATTGAATATTcatatgtaaaattattatttgaatatgTATCAGTTTTAGACTTTGCTATTTGGTTGTTTAGATGTTATCAGCcaaattttatgattaataCTGACAGATATATAATGTATGagttttagacttttattaTTGGAATATTCATATAGAATAtccatatcaaatcaaatattctttattaataaaaatctaaatagtTTAGTGTTTTGGATTAATATATTTTCGGCTAAGCCTAAGAGGCTAAAACTGACataccaaaattatattaaatccAAACAATTCGCTCAGCTTTAATCCATCACTACTGTATAAAATCTACCAAGCATCGATTCATTTTGATTGATGCAACACAATCATGATCTGATTTGAGTTAAGTGTAGATTATGTACAACCAGGAAATAAAGGACtaagattcaaaatttgaaacctCTATAAAAGCCATAAGCTGAATAAATTAGTGTCAGTTCATCACTCTCACTCTAGTCtaaatttctaaaattctaaaaacaattattcttttaaaatttagatacaCTTTCATCCGCTTATCTCCAGCCCCGAGTATTTAGCAAACTCATCAAAGATTTGAATTATCCCTTCAACGGATCTCTTAGTTTCTTAGATAATTATCTTTGACCTCATTATTGTGATCAAGAAAGACACAGTGTATTTCATTACTTTGAAATCTCAATTTGAGAGTTACTTGCTATTGATTCTCTAGAGTTAGAAAATAGTATATACTTGTCTAATTTTTTTCCCATGGTTCTTAGGTGATATTGATGTTGTAGACAGTAGCTAACCATGTTGTCTTTTTGTATTTCCTTACCAGGCTGAGAATGCACATGGTCTTGTTGATGTTGCTCAAGTTCAACTTCAGGTTGGAAATGTAAGATCTCTTCTAACTTTTAAGTTTATGGcttttaaatatcaaattgaGAGTTAAATACCATTACAATATATTCATGTGGTAAGTTTAAAGTTTGGTTAGTTTGTTTAATAAATGTTGTCTGGATATAATTTCCTTTCTGCAGATTACAAGACATGTCTCTCGCATCGTCGGTGGAAGGAGGTGCCACCGTGTGGATAGAAAACCTAAAGAACCAATTACTAAAGATGCAAGAATCAGAGGAACCCTTATAAAAGTGCAGACCCAAGTAGCTGATCATGGAAGGCAATCTATGAATCACATGGATAGTTTCCTGTCAGGGTAGTTTACCCCGTAGTTGTAAAATCCCCCCACATCTGAATCATACTTTACTCAGCAAATCTTTCCAGTGTACCAGATTCTTATTCTGACATTCCTTTCCCTTTGGGCCTGTTTTCGACTTGATAtatgttggtttttattttgtgtttcttgCAACATTTAATTGTAATGAATAACATATAATTGGAACGTACACTTGATTTGCATCATTGACTTACAAATTTTGCTTTCTCATTATTAGATTtttaacaaacacaaacaaataaaatgaaatggtGAACTCACAACctaataattaactaaatcatAAAAGGATagtgatactaggatttttgtatgtctcctagcaggttcaattaacttTATGTGTTGTAgcacttaaggtgtcaatccaaatgggatgttgctagcaatcaagatgcaatcaagaaatcacaagtcaaacCAATTCAATGAGTGGTTTTATCTCTAACAATTCTAGAATGATCATAATGCAAGACGGAAATGagttacagaactagaaacgagaatgcatgacaagaagcgaaaatgaatgaaaacataaacgagtgtaaagcatgaactaaacaacAAGAAGCGAAACAGTCTCacgaatgcaataaaaatcagaaagaaagaaatcctaaggatgggagtaatcgATGTCagtggagtctcctagtctatagagtgtttaacatgtcacaagtaaactatccctaaacaatgaacatcacgacttagttAACTCAATCTCTTGACATAAGCTACTCAGACTTaatcacttccaaacctagctctcgctagagaaacatgatcaagcagacatggcaaacaagttcattcatgtcaacaaacatcctagacaactaatctcttaggctaggaatgtaagtctttGGCACTAGtagatatataaaacaaactaTTTGGTTCTTGTTATTTTCCTTCGAATTTTCTCATGACAAAAGAAATCCTTAGAGTCTTTGAATATAGGTTTAATTTATGGAATTAGATAACCAAAccatgtttgcacaaaaaaagaaggaaaaaaagataacCAAACCAAGGATACTGAGAGTGCTGGCTCTGGTCTTTGATTTCTCGAATATGCAACTGAATTTTTGGTTCGTATTGACACATGCgtaaaatgatttattttcataacGTGGGTGACGTAGTGATAATAATTAATCACTAGATACGAAAGGATCCCCAATATATGTCAAATTCGAAGTCCACATCACGTGCTTAAATCATATTCACATAATTTGGTTACGGctctttatttttagtttttgaggtCATATATGGATGACTCTTCCttactaaattaatttatagttaaaacaaaTTTCACTAATTGAATTACTAATTAATCTCTTCCAAAGATAGAGTGACATGTTCTCATCTACTCACATAAGAAAAATACGAAAAGCTTTCAAATATACATATGTTACCCTTTGTCAACTTTACAATATGCTAAACCAAACATCaccagttttatttttttttattttctcggACTTTTGGATCTTTGCCCGGACCAATTAGCCACATTACCTTACTGTCTCTAGCTACTTGAACTTGTAGccatataaaatgtttttgatCAATAGAATGATACATCTATATATGGTATGACTTGTTTAGAAACCAATTAATTAACAAGCCAACATTTACACGACTTGATATTTATATTGAAGAGTTATTTTCTCGAAACTTAAAATGTATATTGACAATGAAAACAGCTTATCGTCTAATATACCTTAATAGCTAGACAAGATAAACATACCAGTCCACATCTTGCCCCTTTGGAAAATAACCTCCATCATCGTGCCATTTATTGTTAAATTGATAGTTGTTTCTTCCTCATCTTTTCCTATAATTTTCTAGTTCTTACATTGGGATGAATTATGTTCTTGTTGTAAATCATTAAGAATGAATCTCCATAACCGGCCTACATACATGTCCAAGTCTACAAGGCTCATCGGCCATCTTCTCTTATTCTAAATCGGTTTAGGAATCCTATTGGACTTAGAGTTTATGTACTACTATATATGTACTCTATTCAATTGATTAATGAGATATACACAAGAGAATACAACCTTCGAGTTTCTCTACTTTCATAACAGTTCTTACATTATTATTCATTTCTTATTTCATATgatcaaaaagataattattttgtCTTTCTTATATTATTCAAACCCACAATGGAAATTGTGAGGGTTTAAATCCCACATACTATActacttttaaattttacttttttctttttttgcaattaAGTTAAATCAAAAACGAGTATTTCTTGACTTTCATGAGGAGAAAATCAGAACACTAAAAGTATTTTGTAAAGgagcaaattaaattaaaacatctaAGTTCCAAATGGTGggaatattatttatttgtgtatATCCAAAATTACAACTATAACACAATTGCCTATTGTCACTAATGATTAATTAGGTAGAATAAAAAGACATGTTTCTGCTTGTTTAACACACATACTCTCATAGCTATCATTCATTAGACGTTGCTCTAAATATACAGATTTAATTATGACTATGGCTGTCTTTCTTTATAGTGTCTACTGTCTAGGGACCAGTTTTGCATGAAACATGAATATAAATATTGGCAGTTTCGGGTAGCTAAACCAATTCTCAACTAACaaagttttataaaagaaaagacaTTTAAATCTCATAAATTTGgaggttataaaaaaaaaatatattgtaaagtGAAGCTGAGCATTTTAGCTTACTCATAAGTAATAACTTCTgctaattaatttcattaatcTTAGAAATTAGTGAGtcaatttcaataataaaatagaacTAATTAGTTTCAATCTTAGAAATTAAAGTTTAAGAGGactactttgcaaataaaatagttcacctctatttatagagaaaaaaatagagttcccctatatatagagaaaaaaaataacaatctctattatagaggtgaaaatagagatTCATTGGAGCAAAACTACTCTATAATAAAGTTTACATGTGAAAATAGAGGatttggagatgctctaagtcGTAACTTCTgctaattaatttcattaatcTTAGAAATTAGCGAGtcaatttcaataataaaatgtgTCGTAGTTGGGCCTTTACTATAAAAGCTTAATGGGATATTTTTGATTTACCCAATCTTGATTCTCTCATATAGCTCACCATTGAACATCAAACACGTGTGATATTTGAAGTTCGCAACTAGGTAAGTCATCCAAACAAAATCTGTGGCCCGTTGCATTTCACTTCAATCAGAGGCTCATAGCAACAACTTTGCTTTCCATATTTCTTCAAGCCATGGCTGTCAAATTTCATGTAAACCACTCCTGCATTGTCACTGCCACTAGAAACAGATCATCTGTTCTCTCGCTTCAATACCTTACTTACcggaacaaatgtttttttcctttcttcctcACAGTCACAAGATGTTCCACCACCAAAAGTAGTGAAACGGGTCAAGATTCGACCTCGATCTCTTTGAAGAGAGGGCTGGTTCTTGATCTCGGCGTCTCTAAGGACTCCTGGGACAGTGAGGAGATTGGTTCTCCGGTAGTGAAGAGATTCTTAAGTGATAACGAAGAGAGATGGCACATGTGGTACCATGGAAGCTCAAAGCAAAACCCTGTTTCAGATTCCATCGGCTTAGCCGTTTCAAACAATGGGATCCATTGGGAAAGAGGGAAAGGTAAGGTTGAGTCAAACGAAGATGTGGGTTTGGTTATGAGCAATGGTGAAGACTGGTGGGGATTTGATACAGCAAGTGTTCAACCCGGTGAAGTTGCGATAATGTCAAGTTCTAAAGTCAGAGCTGATAGCTCTGTTTACTGGATGTATTACACAGGCTACAGTACTGAGACGGTTGAGATTCAACCCCATGGTTTAACTTCCGTGTTGGGAAATCCAGAAAGGTTTCTTCTTTGTGATGAGAATGTTGAGAAATCTAAGGTTTATAGGTCACTCCCTGGTTTAGCAATTAGCCAAGATGCTAGGCATTGGGCTAGAATTGAAGGTGAGCATCATAGTGGTGCTTTGTTTGATGTTGGGTCTGAGAAAGATTGGGACTTTCTCTATATTGCATCCCCACATGTAGTTTTCCATGGAGATGGTGATCTAAGAATGTATTACCATTCTTTTGATGCTCAAACCAGTGAATTCTGTATTGGGATGGCAAGGTCTAGAAATGGGATCAAGTGGTTGAAATTGGGAAAGATCATAGGAGGAAGATATCCTTGTGTGACAAGGAACAAAAGAGATGAGAGTTACATGATGGCCTATGAAGGTGTAGATGGTAGTGGGAGAACGACCATTGGCTTGGCGGTATCAAAAGACGGGATTAAGGATTGGAAACGGGTTCAGAACGAAGAAGCTGTGGTTGTGGTTGGTGAAGGCGGTGCGTGGGACAACGAAGGAGTAGGGTGTCCATATTTGATTGAGATGGATGGAGACTCTGATCATCAATGGAGATTGTATTACAGAGGTGTTGGTAATAGTGGCAAAACAGGGATAGGGTTGGCTGTCTCTGAAGGGAATGAGATCACTAAGTTTACAAAACAGACTGGGATTCACTTGTGAGAgactaacaaacaaaaatcaatctcTATTGCTCTTTTGATTATCAATGACACATTACTGTTTTGATTAAGCGGTCTAAAACTACATTACTATTTAGTAAATTGTTAAAAGATAGAGGACtctaattaattgattaatcaGCTGATTAAAatctgattaattttttttataagtagtTTCATGACCGTTACAGCAAGtgggacaaaaacaaaacaatggttGTAAAAAAGGCAAATCCGACCGTTACAAAACTGTTAACATTTAAGTGTCTGTGAGAAACAATCGTAGATGAAAGCCAAAATCCAAAACTTTCTATTGATTAATCTCAGAAAATAGCAATTCGAGCTAGAGGAAGAGAGAGGCGGATCATTGGAGATGTTGCAGAGCTTGAGATCCAAAGCTAcggagcttcttcttcgtgaAGAATGGGGAGAATCCATAAAGATCTACACTCAGTTCATCGATCTTTCCCGGATCCAAATCTCAGACACTAGTGAATCCGACCCGGATCCGGATTCGGTTGCGAAGCTCCGGAGATCTCTCTGCTTGGCTTTATGCAACCGAGCTGAGGCGCGAGCAAGGCTACACGATTTCCTGGAAGCGTTGAGGGATTGTGATCAAGCGCTTGAGATCGAAAAGACTCATTTCAAGACTCTTCTCTGTAAAGGTAAAGTCTTGCTCGGTCTGAGCAAATACTCATCGGCTTTGGAGTGTTTTAAGACAGCTCTGATCGACCCACAAGCGAGTGGTAACTTGGAGACTGTTACTGTGTACATGGAGAAATGTAAGAAGCTCGAGTTTCAGGCAAAGACTGGATCTTTTGATTTATCTGATTGGGTCTTAAGTGGGTTTCGTGGGAGATGTCCTGAGCTTGCTGAGTTTATTGGGTCGATTGAGATTAAGAAATCTGAGCTTAGTGGGCGTGGATTGTTTGCTACTAAGAACGTTGTTGCAGGGACTTTGGTCTTAGTTACAAAGGCGGTTGCGATTCAGAGAGGGATCTTAGGAAATGGAGAGTCTGTTGAGAAAGCACAATTGGTTATGTGGAATAACTTCGTTGATGAGGTTACTGAATCCGTGAGGAAATGCGATAGAAAGCGTCGAGTTGTCTCCGCGTTGTCCACtggagaagacgaagacaaGCTGGAGATACCTGAGATATCTCTGTTTAGGCCTGATGAAGCAGTTGAAACCTGTGGTGACTCGAAACAGAGTTTGGATTCGGAGAAGCTATTGAGTATTCTTGATGTGAATGCTATGGTGGAAGATGCGATTTCAGCTAAAGTTATGGGGAAGAACAAAGAGTATTACGGTGTTGGGATATGGACTTTACCGTCGTTTATTAACCACTCGTGTCTTCCAAACGCAAGACGTGTTCACGTTGGAGACTATGCCATTGTTCATGCCTCGAGAGATATTAAAGCTGGGGAAGAGATCAGTTTTGCTTACTTTGACGTGCTTTCACCACTGGAAAAACGGAAAGAGATGGCTGAGTCGTGGGGAT from Camelina sativa cultivar DH55 chromosome 3, Cs, whole genome shotgun sequence includes:
- the LOC104776604 gene encoding uncharacterized protein LOC104776604, producing MLQSLRSKATELLLREEWGESIKIYTQFIDLSRIQISDTSESDPDPDSVAKLRRSLCLALCNRAEARARLHDFLEALRDCDQALEIEKTHFKTLLCKGKVLLGLSKYSSALECFKTALIDPQASGNLETVTVYMEKCKKLEFQAKTGSFDLSDWVLSGFRGRCPELAEFIGSIEIKKSELSGRGLFATKNVVAGTLVLVTKAVAIQRGILGNGESVEKAQLVMWNNFVDEVTESVRKCDRKRRVVSALSTGEDEDKLEIPEISLFRPDEAVETCGDSKQSLDSEKLLSILDVNAMVEDAISAKVMGKNKEYYGVGIWTLPSFINHSCLPNARRVHVGDYAIVHASRDIKAGEEISFAYFDVLSPLEKRKEMAESWGFSCGCSRCKIESMLYVTNQEIREIEMGLERGVDAGNAVYMIEEGMKRWKVKGKDKGLLRASYWGVYDEVYNSERLMKRWGRKIPTMEVVMDSVSDVIGSDERLMKLAVEGMMKKNLGSSNIVEMEKILKLGKGVYSKVVSKKKALKTLIGLE
- the LOC104776603 gene encoding uncharacterized protein LOC104776603 produces the protein MAVKFHVNHSCIVTATRNRSSVLSLQYLTYRNKCFFPFFLTVTRCSTTKSSETGQDSTSISLKRGLVLDLGVSKDSWDSEEIGSPVVKRFLSDNEERWHMWYHGSSKQNPVSDSIGLAVSNNGIHWERGKGKVESNEDVGLVMSNGEDWWGFDTASVQPGEVAIMSSSKVRADSSVYWMYYTGYSTETVEIQPHGLTSVLGNPERFLLCDENVEKSKVYRSLPGLAISQDARHWARIEGEHHSGALFDVGSEKDWDFLYIASPHVVFHGDGDLRMYYHSFDAQTSEFCIGMARSRNGIKWLKLGKIIGGRYPCVTRNKRDESYMMAYEGVDGSGRTTIGLAVSKDGIKDWKRVQNEEAVVVVGEGGAWDNEGVGCPYLIEMDGDSDHQWRLYYRGVGNSGKTGIGLAVSEGNEITKFTKQTGIHL